One window of the Streptomyces sp. TS71-3 genome contains the following:
- a CDS encoding ATP-binding protein — protein MPVPAPPSQPRSARVPHTSQAAPLTLLVVSAAAAGAAIVWAPSGALAWTLTVAVVSWVCVAVAVVAVHRSLRRTRRTAAAQDSAADGLRAQASRWSAQTAHLLNVTLPSLTKRLRDGTSAADALGSAQMPSDPQLRQLAGAFAAAVEEGAQHEAALDSERRQAQQELKQAVTELERLTRETLPAAVALLREGQSADRVLAGLDLPELGVARVPFESFVRELARSERRAAAAQAASAKALSRVQAKAVSMLADLRGMQDRHGEEVFGDLLRLDHSTSQLGLMTDRLALLMGGRSSRAWNKPIVMESILRGAVGRIAAYQRVRLHCSTTAAISGFAAEDVMHLLAELMDNAANFSPPIDEVHAYVEERSAGVVVTIEDSGLKMADAAMRHAEEAVAGRMTDLASLQSTRLGLAVVGRLAVKYGISVNYRPSSRGGTGVVVLLPQQLLAQQRDPAPREVPRRRAAAVAAHTPGPAAPPDPEPRAADRPAAAERPAARPEPTEHGRFRHPDDPTLNGLPLRTPGRTMAEAERDREQRRSAPQEAAESTTPEQRPARDAGARFGAFHRGRQSGGGTAAVPDDRSASGAGSVSDGGSASDGGAEDAPATGARSGAEAVPAPGTVSEPDARTESESEPPTTP, from the coding sequence ATGCCAGTGCCTGCACCGCCCAGCCAGCCCCGATCGGCGAGGGTGCCGCATACCTCGCAGGCCGCGCCCCTGACCCTGCTGGTGGTGAGCGCCGCGGCCGCCGGTGCGGCGATCGTCTGGGCGCCCTCCGGCGCCCTCGCCTGGACGCTGACCGTGGCGGTGGTCTCCTGGGTGTGCGTGGCTGTCGCCGTCGTCGCCGTCCACCGGTCCCTCCGCCGGACCCGTCGCACGGCAGCCGCCCAGGATTCGGCCGCCGACGGCCTCAGGGCGCAGGCGTCGAGGTGGTCGGCTCAGACCGCGCACCTGCTCAACGTGACGCTGCCCTCCCTGACCAAGCGGTTGCGGGACGGCACGAGCGCCGCCGACGCGCTGGGCAGCGCGCAGATGCCGTCCGACCCGCAACTGCGGCAGCTCGCGGGCGCCTTCGCCGCCGCCGTCGAGGAGGGCGCCCAGCACGAGGCCGCCCTGGACAGCGAGCGCCGGCAGGCCCAGCAGGAGCTGAAGCAGGCCGTGACCGAGCTGGAGCGGCTCACGCGGGAGACACTGCCCGCCGCGGTCGCCCTGCTGCGCGAGGGCCAGTCCGCCGACCGGGTGCTCGCCGGACTCGACCTGCCCGAACTGGGCGTGGCCCGGGTCCCGTTCGAGTCCTTCGTCCGCGAACTCGCCCGCAGCGAGCGCCGTGCCGCCGCGGCCCAGGCCGCCTCCGCCAAGGCGCTGAGCCGCGTCCAGGCCAAGGCCGTCAGCATGCTCGCCGACCTGCGGGGGATGCAGGACCGGCACGGCGAGGAGGTCTTCGGCGACCTGCTGAGGCTGGACCACAGCACGTCCCAGCTCGGCCTGATGACCGACCGGCTGGCGCTGCTCATGGGCGGCCGCTCCAGCCGCGCCTGGAACAAGCCGATCGTGATGGAGAGCATCCTGCGCGGCGCCGTCGGCCGCATCGCCGCGTACCAGAGGGTGCGCCTGCACTGCTCCACCACGGCCGCGATCTCCGGCTTCGCCGCCGAGGACGTCATGCACCTGCTCGCCGAGCTGATGGACAACGCCGCGAACTTCTCGCCGCCCATCGACGAGGTGCACGCCTACGTCGAGGAGCGCAGCGCCGGCGTCGTCGTCACCATCGAGGACAGCGGCCTGAAGATGGCCGACGCGGCGATGCGCCACGCGGAGGAGGCGGTGGCCGGCCGCATGACCGACCTCGCCTCGTTGCAGAGCACCCGGCTCGGCCTCGCCGTGGTCGGGCGGCTCGCGGTGAAGTACGGCATCAGCGTCAACTACCGCCCCTCGTCACGCGGCGGCACCGGTGTCGTCGTCCTGCTGCCCCAGCAACTGCTCGCCCAGCAGCGCGACCCGGCGCCGCGCGAGGTGCCCCGCCGCAGGGCCGCCGCCGTGGCCGCGCACACGCCGGGCCCCGCCGCGCCGCCCGACCCGGAGCCCCGGGCCGCCGACCGCCCCGCCGCCGCGGAGCGGCCCGCCGCCCGGCCGGAGCCAACGGAGCACGGACGGTTCCGGCACCCCGATGACCCCACGCTGAACGGCCTGCCCCTGCGCACCCCCGGCCGCACCATGGCCGAGGCGGAACGGGACCGCGAGCAGCGCCGGTCCGCGCCACAGGAGGCGGCGGAGAGCACCACACCTGAGCAGCGCCCGGCACGCGACGCGGGGGCCCGGTTCGGTGCCTTCCACCGGGGGCGGCAGTCCGGCGGCGGCACGGCGGCCGTACCGGATGACCGGTCCGCATCCGGTGCCGGGTCCGTATCCGACGGCGGGTCCGCGTCCGACGGCGGGGCGGAGGACGCGCCCGCGACCGGCGCCCGGTCCGGAGCAGAGGCCGTGCCCGCACCCGGCACCGTGTCCGAACCCGACGCCCGGACGGAGTCCGAGTCCGAGCCGCCGACCACCCCGTAG
- a CDS encoding SpoIIE family protein phosphatase: MNAPAGRPDDQGFCLPALATVLVDGTGTVVGCSREAARLLGRPPGEVTGRPVSELLADGARWGPDDGAPVPRPGHGRAALRHADGTGVDVAFRVAATEGTAGAQVITFVPAETAVEWGRGVALLRALLGQHQIGVFLRRPDLTLGRSNITSGMFGVPDMRPGDRVADVGWVRDVAEVEATLRNVLTTGVPKISRQHRWRSGETPPRDRTVSVSSFRMEDARGEPSGVVVIVEDVTEQERIRQQRELLHSAATRIGFSLDVRRTAQALADVVNEIADMASVDITRPVLAGDELASPFPGEDAPLVRAAIATHGPWPEAMLGVGETFPALPDTPQVRDIFRDRPVLLSRQEIIGNLLGDEELVRLLVPEDAQQVLVSPLFARGLMLGAVTAWRTADSPAFGDKESRLLGEIASRAALGIDNARRYAYEHRAAVGLQERLLPRAVTDVTAAHTVGAYAPAGGGTGVGGDWFDVIELPSLRVAFVVGDVVGHGLPAAAGMGRLRTSVQNFAILELDPAEVLGHMEDLVQRLAAETPTNRSDTSGATCLYAVYDPTTRQCTFASAGQPAPLFVRPDGTTEQLDVPPGPPLGVGGMPYESTTLTLEPGGILALFTDGLLELDPYANGDGQRSVERRLAELYREGRSLEAMGDDLLAGAVRSEPRDDIAVLLARVNAVDPGSVAVWEFPAEAGSVAEARTAVIGQLEAWDLTHLVFTTELVVSELVTNAVRYAWAPIRVRLLRDQVLICEVSDPSNTQPRLIRAEATDEGGRGLFIVAQCTTRWGARYTSQGKTIWTEQPLDAAESPLISLPEL; encoded by the coding sequence ATGAACGCGCCCGCGGGACGGCCGGACGACCAGGGGTTCTGCCTCCCCGCGCTCGCCACGGTCCTCGTGGACGGCACGGGGACGGTCGTGGGCTGCTCCCGCGAGGCCGCGCGGCTGCTCGGACGGCCGCCCGGCGAGGTGACCGGCCGTCCGGTGAGCGAGTTGCTCGCGGACGGCGCGCGATGGGGCCCGGATGACGGGGCGCCGGTGCCCCGGCCGGGCCACGGGCGGGCCGCGCTGCGGCACGCGGACGGCACGGGCGTGGACGTCGCCTTCCGGGTGGCGGCCACCGAGGGCACGGCGGGCGCCCAGGTGATCACCTTCGTTCCGGCCGAGACGGCCGTCGAGTGGGGACGGGGGGTGGCGCTGCTGCGCGCGCTGCTCGGCCAGCACCAGATCGGCGTCTTCCTGCGCAGGCCGGACCTCACCCTCGGACGCTCCAACATCACCTCGGGGATGTTCGGTGTCCCGGACATGCGGCCGGGCGACCGGGTCGCCGACGTCGGGTGGGTCCGGGACGTGGCCGAGGTGGAGGCGACCCTGAGGAACGTGCTCACGACCGGGGTGCCCAAGATCTCGCGGCAGCACCGGTGGCGCTCCGGGGAGACCCCGCCGCGGGATCGCACGGTCTCGGTGTCCTCGTTCCGCATGGAGGACGCACGGGGTGAGCCGTCCGGGGTCGTCGTCATCGTGGAGGACGTCACCGAGCAGGAGCGGATCCGCCAGCAGCGGGAGCTGCTGCACAGCGCGGCGACCCGGATCGGCTTCTCGCTGGACGTCCGCCGCACCGCCCAGGCGCTCGCCGACGTCGTCAACGAGATCGCCGACATGGCGAGCGTCGACATCACCCGGCCGGTGCTCGCCGGGGACGAGCTCGCCTCCCCCTTCCCCGGCGAGGACGCCCCCCTGGTACGCGCCGCCATCGCCACGCACGGCCCATGGCCCGAGGCGATGCTGGGCGTCGGGGAGACGTTCCCCGCCCTGCCGGACACCCCTCAGGTCCGGGACATCTTCCGGGACCGTCCCGTCCTGCTGAGCAGGCAGGAGATCATCGGCAACCTGCTGGGGGACGAAGAGCTGGTGCGGCTGCTGGTGCCCGAGGACGCGCAACAGGTGCTGGTGTCGCCGCTGTTCGCGCGGGGGCTGATGCTCGGCGCCGTCACCGCCTGGCGGACCGCGGACTCGCCCGCGTTCGGCGACAAGGAGTCACGGCTCCTCGGCGAGATCGCCTCCCGTGCGGCCCTCGGCATCGACAACGCCCGCCGGTACGCCTACGAGCACCGGGCCGCGGTCGGCCTCCAGGAGCGGCTGCTGCCGCGGGCGGTCACCGATGTGACGGCGGCGCACACGGTGGGGGCCTACGCACCGGCAGGTGGCGGCACGGGTGTCGGCGGGGACTGGTTCGACGTCATCGAACTGCCCTCGCTGCGCGTCGCCTTCGTCGTCGGCGACGTCGTCGGCCACGGCCTGCCCGCCGCCGCCGGCATGGGCCGCCTGCGCACCTCCGTACAGAACTTCGCCATCCTCGAACTCGACCCCGCCGAAGTCCTCGGCCACATGGAAGACCTCGTCCAACGACTCGCCGCCGAAACACCCACCAACCGCAGCGACACCAGCGGCGCCACCTGCCTCTACGCCGTCTACGACCCCACCACCCGCCAATGCACCTTCGCCAGCGCAGGACAACCCGCACCCCTGTTCGTACGACCCGACGGCACCACCGAACAACTCGACGTCCCACCAGGACCACCCCTCGGCGTCGGCGGCATGCCCTACGAATCCACCACCCTCACCCTCGAACCCGGCGGCATCCTCGCCCTCTTCACCGACGGACTCCTCGAACTCGACCCCTACGCCAACGGAGACGGGCAGCGGAGCGTGGAACGGCGCCTCGCGGAGCTGTACCGGGAGGGGCGCTCGCTGGAGGCGATGGGCGACGACCTGCTCGCCGGCGCCGTCCGCTCCGAGCCCCGTGACGACATCGCCGTCCTGCTGGCCAGGGTCAACGCCGTCGACCCCGGCTCCGTCGCCGTCTGGGAGTTCCCCGCCGAGGCCGGCTCGGTCGCCGAGGCCCGGACCGCCGTCATCGGGCAGCTGGAGGCCTGGGACCTCACCCACCTGGTCTTCACCACCGAACTGGTCGTCAGCGAGCTCGTCACCAACGCCGTCCGCTACGCCTGGGCCCCCATCCGCGTCCGCCTCCTGCGCGACCAGGTCCTCATCTGCGAGGTCAGCGACCCCAGCAACACCCAACCACGGCTGATCCGGGCCGAGGCCACGGACGAGGGCGGCCGGGGACTCTTCATCGTCGCCCAGTGCACCACCCGCTGGGGCGCCCGCTACACCAGCCAGGGCAAGACCATCTGGACCGAACAGCCCCTGGACGCCGCCGAGAGCCCGCTCATCTCGCTCCCCGAGCTCTAG
- a CDS encoding MFS transporter — protein sequence MPAHPPPAAGTDPRSVPAADARGAVSWLWRRDLQHYPGAGRRYAYLAIVVVTTVVLYYELYVQYAVATSVITHFHMSYTYFVWVSVIGNAVGAFTSLAAGLADRWGRANLVVWGLLIAGLLLLVGMPDAPDKTAYLLLFTAVGFVEGVVLVATPALIRDFSPQLGRATAMGYWTMGPVLGSLVVTLVTSSTLSSSTWQDELRYSGIAGLIVFVVALFGLRELTPGLRDQIMVSLDDRRLVEARARQAAGAERPTGGLWRQMMRLDVVGSAIAISVFLLLYFSAVGNFVVYFSANFGYSQQRTNALANWYWGSNAIALVVAGLISDRLRVRKPFMLVGAIGSIAATSTFAVLATHHGTGYYTFAWLFVAIGALSGVTYAPWMASFTETVEKRNPAATATGLAVWGWIIRIVVAVSSACVPLVVTSASPLVEHGTQVAEAQKEAGPALAVVQAHQDLFDQLGKYPPNAVPSDLAARAAREVGPDRLALVRKAQPQLKILQEYGPEVLKAGEDGPGQWQTWWWVTAAGQVVFVPFIFVMVGRWSPGKAKEDELRHRRTVDDEVLALAAEEG from the coding sequence ATGCCCGCTCATCCGCCCCCGGCCGCCGGCACAGACCCGCGCTCCGTCCCCGCGGCCGACGCGCGGGGAGCCGTCTCCTGGCTCTGGCGCAGGGACCTGCAGCACTACCCCGGCGCGGGCCGCCGGTACGCGTACCTCGCGATCGTGGTGGTGACCACGGTCGTCCTGTACTACGAGCTCTACGTCCAGTACGCGGTGGCCACGTCCGTGATCACCCACTTCCACATGAGCTACACCTACTTCGTGTGGGTGTCCGTGATCGGCAACGCGGTGGGCGCCTTCACCTCGCTCGCCGCCGGGCTCGCCGACCGGTGGGGGCGGGCCAACCTGGTCGTCTGGGGTCTGCTGATCGCCGGCCTGCTGCTGCTCGTGGGGATGCCGGACGCGCCCGACAAGACGGCCTATCTCCTGCTGTTCACCGCGGTCGGGTTCGTCGAGGGCGTCGTGCTGGTCGCCACGCCCGCGCTCATCCGCGACTTCTCGCCGCAGCTCGGGCGGGCGACGGCCATGGGGTACTGGACCATGGGGCCGGTGCTCGGCAGCCTCGTGGTCACGCTCGTGACCAGCAGCACCCTCTCGTCCTCGACCTGGCAGGACGAGCTGCGCTACTCCGGGATCGCCGGGCTGATCGTGTTCGTCGTCGCGCTGTTCGGGCTGCGCGAGCTGACGCCCGGCCTCCGCGACCAGATCATGGTCAGCCTGGACGACCGGCGGCTCGTGGAGGCGCGCGCCCGGCAGGCCGCCGGCGCCGAGCGCCCGACGGGCGGGCTGTGGCGGCAGATGATGCGGCTGGACGTGGTCGGATCGGCCATCGCCATCAGCGTGTTCCTGCTCCTCTACTTCTCCGCGGTGGGGAACTTCGTCGTCTACTTCTCCGCCAACTTCGGCTACAGCCAGCAGCGCACCAACGCGCTCGCCAACTGGTACTGGGGATCCAACGCCATCGCCCTCGTCGTCGCGGGGCTGATCTCCGACCGCCTGCGCGTGCGCAAACCGTTCATGCTGGTCGGCGCCATCGGATCGATCGCGGCCACGTCGACGTTCGCCGTCCTCGCGACCCACCACGGTACCGGCTACTACACCTTCGCCTGGCTCTTCGTGGCCATCGGGGCGCTCTCGGGCGTCACCTACGCGCCGTGGATGGCGAGTTTCACGGAGACCGTCGAGAAGCGGAACCCGGCGGCCACCGCCACCGGACTCGCCGTCTGGGGCTGGATCATCCGGATCGTCGTGGCCGTCTCCAGCGCCTGCGTCCCGCTGGTCGTCACCTCCGCGTCCCCGCTGGTGGAGCACGGGACCCAGGTCGCCGAGGCCCAGAAGGAGGCGGGACCCGCGCTGGCGGTCGTCCAGGCCCACCAGGATCTCTTCGACCAGCTGGGCAAGTACCCGCCGAACGCGGTGCCGTCCGACCTGGCCGCACGCGCCGCGCGCGAGGTGGGGCCGGACCGCCTCGCCCTCGTGCGGAAGGCCCAGCCACAGCTGAAGATCCTCCAGGAGTACGGCCCCGAGGTGCTGAAGGCCGGCGAGGACGGGCCGGGGCAGTGGCAGACCTGGTGGTGGGTCACCGCGGCGGGCCAGGTGGTGTTCGTCCCGTTCATCTTCGTGATGGTCGGGCGGTGGAGCCCCGGCAAGGCCAAGGAGGACGAGTTGCGGCACCGCCGCACGGTCGACGACGAGGTGCTGGCCCTCGCGGCCGAGGAGGGGTGA
- a CDS encoding alpha/beta fold hydrolase yields the protein MTENDAPHAQGMHVVHDGPRQAPPLLLIHGSGASGSTWGPVVPALAARHHVIRVDLPGCGQSPPARSYDVPAQADRTAALLDHLGLRHVAVAGHSSGGYVATALAERRPGLVASLALVSSGPSPGALLPQPLIHRVLLAPPFGPLVWPARSDAMVRGGIRATAARPVDIPDDMVADMRDITYRSLRTVLSRNSAYLAERSLPERLAALGVPLLVVFGAADPRWDPQSAHRYEAVPGARVEFLPGVGHLPMLEAPERTAELLLGFTATGR from the coding sequence ATGACGGAAAACGACGCCCCGCACGCGCAGGGGATGCACGTGGTGCACGACGGTCCGCGGCAGGCACCGCCGCTTCTGCTCATCCACGGGTCGGGGGCCTCGGGCAGCACCTGGGGCCCGGTGGTCCCCGCACTCGCCGCCCGCCACCACGTCATCCGGGTCGACCTGCCGGGGTGCGGGCAGTCCCCGCCCGCCCGGTCCTACGACGTGCCCGCGCAGGCGGACCGGACGGCGGCGCTCCTCGACCACCTCGGGCTGCGCCACGTCGCCGTGGCCGGGCACTCCAGCGGCGGCTACGTCGCCACCGCGCTCGCCGAACGGCGCCCCGGCCTGGTGGCGTCGCTCGCGCTGGTCAGCAGCGGGCCGAGTCCCGGCGCGCTGCTGCCGCAGCCGCTCATCCACCGCGTACTGCTGGCCCCGCCCTTCGGCCCGCTCGTCTGGCCGGCGCGTTCGGACGCGATGGTCCGCGGCGGGATCAGGGCGACGGCCGCCCGCCCGGTGGACATCCCGGACGACATGGTCGCCGACATGCGGGACATCACGTACCGGTCGCTCAGGACCGTGCTGAGCCGGAACTCCGCGTACCTCGCCGAACGGAGCCTGCCCGAGCGCCTGGCCGCCCTCGGCGTCCCGCTGCTGGTGGTCTTCGGCGCCGCCGACCCCCGATGGGATCCGCAGTCGGCGCACCGGTACGAGGCGGTGCCTGGCGCGCGGGTCGAGTTCCTGCCGGGCGTGGGGCACCTGCCGATGCTGGAAGCGCCCGAGAGGACCGCCGAACTGCTGCTGGGCTTCACGGCGACGGGCCGCTGA
- a CDS encoding MerR family transcriptional regulator: protein MVRGLTIGEFAQLTKLSVRTLRRYHESGLLEPASVDPATGYRYYTGEQIPTAQVIHRLRLLDVPLIDVRKILATEDAGERAGLIGGHVARLEAELERTRATVASLRQLLRPDTGELDVRLRAVPARTVAAVEGVVDHDDVLDWYTDAMAELDAAVAGHRRLGPPGGRYANELFTGGRGAVLVHRPVADPPARGRVGPVDLPAVELAVTVHRGPHDDIDVTYGRLGAWVVEQALAVDGPVHETYLVAPRDDPDPAAWRTEIGWPVFRLAPG from the coding sequence CCCTGCGGCGCTACCACGAGTCCGGACTGCTGGAGCCCGCCTCCGTCGATCCCGCCACCGGGTACCGCTACTACACCGGCGAGCAGATCCCCACCGCCCAGGTCATCCACCGCCTGCGCCTGCTCGACGTGCCGCTGATCGACGTCCGCAAGATCCTCGCCACCGAGGACGCCGGCGAGAGGGCCGGCCTGATCGGCGGGCACGTGGCGCGGCTGGAGGCCGAGCTGGAGCGCACCCGGGCCACCGTCGCCTCCCTGCGGCAACTGCTGCGCCCCGACACCGGGGAACTCGACGTGCGACTGCGCGCGGTACCCGCCAGGACGGTCGCCGCGGTCGAGGGCGTCGTCGACCACGACGACGTGCTCGACTGGTACACCGACGCCATGGCCGAGCTGGACGCCGCGGTCGCCGGGCACCGGCGGCTCGGCCCGCCGGGCGGGCGCTACGCCAACGAGCTGTTCACGGGCGGGCGGGGAGCCGTGCTGGTCCACCGGCCCGTCGCCGACCCTCCGGCCCGCGGACGGGTCGGGCCCGTGGACCTGCCGGCCGTCGAACTCGCGGTCACCGTCCACCGCGGGCCGCACGACGACATCGACGTCACCTACGGCCGGCTCGGCGCCTGGGTCGTGGAGCAGGCGCTCGCCGTGGACGGCCCCGTTCACGAGACCTACCTCGTGGCCCCCCGCGACGACCCGGACCCGGCCGCGTGGCGCACCGAGATCGGCTGGCCCGTCTTCCGCCTCGCCCCGGGGTGA
- a CDS encoding AraC family transcriptional regulator — protein MVPSTYTGQVLSSGAPPDWALVDIAVPGPSCRLPGITMAGFRQRTPAPVDIAMVAHPSVTLLVDLSGTEGILYDVHGRCERGSVVAGLVPGDLRASGWGAGDCLQIRLEPVVAGAVFGASWELSGAVVPFAEVWGRDAGRVEDELRRAASWDARFAIAVDLLGRRLAARPPVDPEVAHAWRRMGAGRGRVRVERLADEVGWSRGRLWSRFRSQLGITPKRAARLVRFDHAARLLVAGHAAAGVAAASGYADQSHLHREVRAFTGLTPAAVAAAPWLAIDDVAWPDSSPARRPGAGGGGFPGLL, from the coding sequence ATGGTCCCCTCGACCTACACTGGCCAGGTGCTGTCGAGCGGGGCACCACCCGACTGGGCGCTGGTGGACATCGCCGTCCCGGGCCCGTCATGCCGGCTGCCGGGCATCACCATGGCCGGGTTCCGCCAGCGCACCCCCGCACCCGTGGACATCGCCATGGTCGCGCACCCCTCCGTCACCCTCCTCGTGGACCTGAGCGGGACAGAGGGCATCCTCTACGACGTCCACGGCCGGTGCGAGCGCGGCAGCGTCGTCGCCGGGCTCGTCCCCGGCGATCTCCGGGCGTCCGGCTGGGGAGCCGGCGACTGCCTCCAGATCCGGCTGGAACCGGTGGTGGCGGGCGCGGTGTTCGGCGCTTCGTGGGAGCTCAGCGGCGCGGTGGTGCCCTTCGCGGAGGTGTGGGGCCGCGACGCGGGGCGGGTCGAGGACGAGCTGCGTCGCGCCGCGTCGTGGGACGCGCGGTTCGCCATCGCGGTGGACCTCCTCGGCCGGCGGCTGGCCGCCCGCCCGCCCGTCGATCCGGAGGTCGCGCACGCCTGGCGGCGGATGGGCGCCGGCCGGGGGCGGGTGCGGGTCGAGCGCCTTGCGGACGAGGTCGGATGGAGCCGGGGGCGCCTGTGGTCCCGGTTCCGGTCCCAGCTCGGCATCACGCCCAAGCGCGCCGCCCGGCTGGTGCGGTTCGACCACGCCGCGCGCCTTCTGGTGGCGGGTCACGCCGCGGCGGGCGTCGCCGCCGCGAGCGGCTACGCCGACCAGTCCCACCTCCACCGCGAGGTCCGGGCGTTCACCGGACTCACCCCCGCGGCCGTGGCCGCAGCGCCGTGGCTCGCGATCGACGACGTGGCGTGGCCGGACTCCTCCCCGGCGCGGAGGCCGGGGGCGGGCGGCGGGGGTTTCCCCGGGCTCCTCTGA
- a CDS encoding squalene/phytoene synthase family protein, translated as MRGWDRALDAAGIHDPGLRGDYGRQREQVVRYKREVVLAAGLLLPERLVPHVIAAVAFMHRTDTLLDSGPVEGRAAAYEQWGEEVARGLGAGESDHPELRALLATVSAHPVLRDRVVDYLAAAGADLDFTGFQAEADYQSYVDGYSLPAFMVVTTLLGPDGDQSAYRAACRTYIEAGQRLDFVNDLAEDLAGGRLTIPEQVLKQHDVTRADLEQARDLPGVRALIAGLLDRTDRALADARALVDLVPAANRPMVRFMIRVDELTSAAARADMPALLHRSASPSKFAALRALGGEYVRSRPLRG; from the coding sequence GTGCGCGGGTGGGACAGGGCGCTGGACGCGGCGGGGATCCACGACCCCGGGCTGCGCGGTGACTACGGCCGGCAGCGGGAGCAGGTCGTGCGGTACAAGCGGGAGGTCGTGCTGGCCGCCGGGCTGCTGCTGCCGGAGCGGCTGGTCCCGCACGTGATCGCCGCCGTCGCCTTCATGCACCGCACGGACACGCTGCTCGACAGCGGCCCGGTCGAGGGGCGCGCGGCCGCCTACGAGCAGTGGGGCGAGGAGGTCGCGCGGGGTCTGGGCGCCGGGGAGTCCGACCACCCCGAACTGCGCGCGCTTCTCGCCACCGTCTCCGCGCACCCCGTCCTGCGCGACCGGGTGGTGGACTACCTTGCCGCGGCCGGCGCGGACCTCGACTTCACCGGGTTCCAGGCCGAGGCCGACTACCAGAGCTACGTGGACGGCTACTCGCTGCCCGCCTTCATGGTCGTGACCACCCTGCTCGGTCCCGACGGCGACCAGAGCGCCTACCGCGCCGCCTGCCGCACGTACATCGAGGCCGGCCAGCGGCTCGACTTCGTCAACGACCTCGCCGAGGACCTGGCGGGCGGCCGGCTGACGATTCCCGAGCAGGTCCTGAAGCAGCACGACGTCACCCGCGCCGACCTGGAGCAGGCCCGCGACCTCCCAGGAGTCCGGGCGCTGATCGCCGGCCTGCTCGACCGGACCGACCGCGCCCTCGCCGACGCGCGGGCGCTGGTCGACCTGGTGCCGGCCGCGAACCGGCCCATGGTCCGGTTCATGATCCGCGTGGACGAGCTCACCAGCGCGGCCGCCCGCGCCGACATGCCCGCACTGCTCCACCGTTCCGCGAGCCCCTCGAAGTTCGCGGCTCTACGGGCCCTGGGCGGCGAGTACGTCCGCTCTCGCCCGCTCCGCGGCTGA
- a CDS encoding multicopper oxidase family protein yields MAITSLNVYAGLAGACLIRDPADRRLGLPEGEFEVPLVLQDRTFNADGSLAYTMTEVDGADTAVVNGKAYPLLAVQPRRYRLRILNGSNERFWRLRFKAGATTLPFWVIGTDGGYRTPVRLESILTSPAERFDVIVDFGQVPLGTNVTLQNFDAPVHYPDGTGPEIPEIMRFQVTERLSGADRSTPPAALRLPAVVPIVPTPRTRRREFVVHQKVVNETITLNGLLFMAPNEDVIENGSTEIWEYIDLQHEGHPMHVHLINFQVVNRQSLDATAYQADYETWLAGGRKPADRPVLEKYLSGAPTSPDPDEDLAYKDTVKIYPATVTRIIMTFDVPGTIASIPGSGTELPATYVHHCHILEHEDNDLMRPWTIVGNGAEGAGGGSR; encoded by the coding sequence ATGGCGATCACCAGCCTCAACGTCTACGCGGGGCTGGCCGGTGCCTGCCTCATCCGCGACCCCGCCGACAGGCGGCTCGGGCTGCCGGAGGGCGAGTTCGAGGTTCCGCTCGTCCTCCAGGACCGGACGTTCAACGCGGACGGGTCGCTCGCCTACACCATGACCGAGGTCGACGGCGCGGACACCGCCGTCGTCAACGGAAAGGCGTACCCCCTCCTCGCCGTCCAGCCGCGGCGCTACCGGCTGCGTATCCTCAACGGCTCCAACGAGCGGTTCTGGCGGCTGCGGTTCAAGGCCGGGGCCACGACCCTGCCGTTCTGGGTGATCGGCACGGACGGCGGCTACCGCACTCCGGTGCGGTTGGAGAGCATCCTGACCTCGCCGGCCGAGCGGTTCGACGTGATCGTCGACTTCGGCCAGGTCCCCCTGGGCACGAACGTCACCCTCCAGAACTTCGACGCCCCGGTCCACTACCCCGACGGCACCGGTCCGGAGATCCCGGAGATCATGCGGTTCCAGGTGACCGAGCGGCTGTCGGGAGCGGACAGGTCGACGCCGCCCGCGGCACTCCGGCTGCCGGCGGTCGTACCGATCGTGCCGACGCCGCGGACGCGCCGGCGGGAGTTCGTCGTCCACCAGAAGGTGGTCAACGAGACCATCACCCTCAACGGGCTGCTCTTCATGGCTCCGAACGAGGATGTCATCGAGAACGGCTCCACCGAGATCTGGGAGTACATCGACCTCCAGCACGAGGGCCACCCGATGCACGTCCACCTGATCAACTTCCAGGTGGTGAACAGGCAGTCGCTCGACGCGACCGCCTACCAGGCGGACTACGAGACATGGCTCGCGGGCGGCCGGAAGCCGGCGGACAGGCCCGTGCTGGAGAAGTACCTCAGCGGTGCGCCCACGTCACCGGACCCGGACGAGGACTTGGCCTACAAGGACACGGTCAAGATCTACCCGGCGACGGTGACCAGGATCATCATGACGTTCGACGTGCCGGGCACCATCGCGTCCATCCCGGGCAGCGGCACCGAGCTGCCGGCGACGTACGTCCACCACTGCCACATCCTCGAACACGAGGACAACGACCTGATGAGGCCGTGGACGATCGTCGGCAACGGTGCCGAGGGCGCCGGCGGCGGCAGCCGCTGA